One segment of Chelmon rostratus isolate fCheRos1 chromosome 17, fCheRos1.pri, whole genome shotgun sequence DNA contains the following:
- the LOC121620842 gene encoding potassium voltage-gated channel subfamily C member 1-like — MTCSASDSEKIVINCGGIRHETYRSTLKTLPGTRLSWLTEPDAYSNFDYDPKSDEFFFDRHPATFAFILNYYRTGKLHCPNDVCGPLFEEELAFWGIDETDVEACCWMNYRQHRDAEEALDSFETPEPDAPEDDPALTGGADGDLKRLCMQEDGRRATWWEVWQPNMWALFEDPYSSKYARYVAFGSLFFILLSISTFCLETHEAFNTIYNKTETITVGNTTHDEIVYEVVTDGWLTYVEGVCVIWFTIEVMLRVIFCPDKAEFFRSALNIIDFVAIVPFYLEVALSGLSSKTAKDVLSFLRVVRFVRILRIFKLTRHFVGLRVLGHTLRASTNEFLLLIIFLALGVLIFATMIYYAERIGADPDDPTAAAHTNFKNIPIGFWWAVVTMTTLGYGDMYPETWSGMLVGALCALAGVLTIAMPVPVIVNNFGMYYSLAMAKQKLPKKRNKHIPRAPQPGSPNYCKPDALAMATASPHRLMGNVLGPGMVGSGSMMGTGDCPLAQEEIIEINRADSKQNGDAAANAAALANEDCPTIDQVLGDERSPATGGLGSTTSRERYPHDRACFLLSAGEFQRTTDGNVRKATGYEKSRSLNNISGMTGAPLRLTPITNSTFEPFEPPGLRRCHSPIPSIL; from the exons ATGACTTGCTCGGCGTCAGATAGCGAGAAGATCGTGATCAACTGCGGCGGAATCCGACACGAGACCTACCGGAGCACCCTGAAGACGCTGCCGGGGACGCGCTTGTCTTGGCTGACCGAGCCCGACGCCTACAGCAACTTCGACTACGACCCCAAGTCCGACGAGTTCTTCTTCGACCGCCACCCGGCCACCTTCGCCTTCATCCTTAACTACTACCGTACCGGCAAGCTCCACTGCCCCAACGATGTGTGCGGGCCGCTCTTCGAGGAGGAGCTCGCCTTCTGGGGCATCGATGAGACGGACGTGGAGGCGTGCTGCTGGATGAACTACCGGCAACATCGCGATGCCGAGGAAGCCCTGGACAGCTTCGAGACCCCCGAGCCGGACGCACCAGAGGATGACCCGGCGCTCACCGGCGGGGCTGACGGCGACCTGAAGCGGCTGTGCATGCAGGAGGACGGCCGCAGGGCGACATGGTGGGAGGTGTGGCAGCCCAATATGTGGGCGCTGTTCGAGGACCCCTACTCCTCCAAATACGCCCGG taCGTGGCATTTGGCTcactcttcttcatcctcctctccatctccacttTCTGCCTGGAGACCCACGAAGCCTTCAACACCATCTACAACAAGACGGAGACCATCACCGTTGGCAACACGACACATGACGAG ATTGTGTATGAGGTCGTCACAGATGGCTGGCTGACATATGTGGAGGGCGTCTGCGTCATTTGGTTCACCATTGAGGTGATGCTGCGCGTCATCTTCTGCCCTGACAAGGCAGAGTTCTTCCGCAGCGCCCTTAACATCATAGACTTTGTGGCCATTGTGCCCTTTTACCTAGAGGTGGCACTGAGCGGCCTCTCCTCCAAAACAGCCAAAGACGTGCTGAGCTTCCTGCGTGTGGTGCGCTTTGTCCGTATCCTGCGTATATTCAAGCTGACCCGTCACTTTGTGGGTTTACGGGTCCTGGGCCACACTTTGCGGGCGAGCACCAATGAGTTCCTGCTGCTCATCATCTTCCTGGCGCTGGGCGTCCTCATCTTTGCTACCATGATCTACTACGCCGAGCGCATCGGTGCCGACCCAGACGATCCAACAGCCGCAGCCCATACCAACTTCAAGAACATCCCTATTGGCTTCTGGTGGGCTGTGGTGACCATGACCACGCTGGGCTACGGAGATATGTACCCTGAGACATGGTCGGGAATGTTGGTTGGTGCCCTCTGCGCCTTGGCTGGTGTGCTGACCATTGCCATGCCTGTGCCCGTCATTGTCAACAACTTCGGCATGTACTACTCCCTGGCCATGGCCAAGCAGAAGCTCCCCAAGAAGAGGAACAAGCACATCCCACGAGCACCACAGCCAGGCAGCCCCAACTACTGCAAGCCAGACGCCCTGGCCATGGCAACCGCCTCACCGCACAGGCTGATGGGCAACGTACTCGGGCCGGGCATGGTGGGATCTGGCAGTATGATGGGAACTGGAGACTGTCCACTGGCACAGGAGGAGATCATCGAGATCAACCGGGCAG ATTCCAAGCAGAATGGCGATGCGGCAGCCAATGCAGCAGCCCTGGCCAACGAGGACTGCCCCACCATCGATCAGGTCCTTGGGGACGAGCGAAGCCCAGCCACCGGGGGCCTCGGCTCCACCACCAGCCGCGAGCGCTACCCACATGACAGGGCCTGCTTCCTGCTGAGCGCCGGGGAGTTCCAGCGCACAACGGATGGGAACGTTCGGAAAG